In Oscillospiraceae bacterium, the genomic stretch TTTTGCCCGTTTAGTTTTTTGTTGAATATATTTTTTTCATTAAGAAGTTCACTGTAGGTTATATCTACTTTTCTCAAAATTCCCGAAAGAGTTATAAATTCATTGTTTTTATTTATTATAAATATTTCGGTACCGGGATATTCTTTTACGGTTTTGATTTCTCTTGCAAATCTTGTGCGTGGAATAGTTAAAATCAGATTGTCCCATCCCATATCCTGAAATTTACTTTCAAGAGGAAGAATACACATAATGGAATTGTTGGAAATACCATCAACCGATACCTCTTTATAAGGCTTATATATTCTTTCAGACTTTTCAATCATTGATAAAAATTGAGGGTATTCTATATCAGTATTTGCAAAGTGGGTTTTATATAATCTTTCGGTTGTATACAAGCCGTTTGTACCCATCGCAAGATTGCAGTCGCTTCTTAAAAGGTATATATCCTCCAAAAAATCGCTGTCTGAAACTTTATAACTGTTCAGTTTGGATATAATTTTTAAAAGTTCCACACGTTCATAGGAATTTATATTTTCGGTTGTAAAATTTGTTTTTAAAAGGGTTTCATTTTCGTTTATAAGAGATTTGACATTTTCTACTCTTATAAGCATCTGCTCTGCAGAGGTTTTAAGTTGTTCTGAAATAATAAGATTTTTCTCAGCAGTTTCGCTTTTTACAACATTTATAACATTTATATATGTGGCAATATTTATCAAAAGTGGTACAAGAAACACAATAATGTAAGATATCAATAGATATTTAAATACATTACTCTTTCTTATAACCGTATTTTTATTAAACAAACTGCTGATATTCATATTTTTACACCGTAATTATTCTGAGAATAATTTGCTTATATCTGTATCGTGCGGGATAATGTAATCGGGATACTGTTTGACAAATCTGTCCTGAGCCTGCTGATACACTTTAAGAACTTCTTTTATTTCCATTTTTTCAAGTTGAGCTATATATTTGTCAAAATCGTCAAGAGGATAAGTTCCCATAACAAATTTAACAAAATGTTCGTCAACATAAGTTTTTATCGAATTAAGTTTGGAGGTTGTTGCCTTGATTTCTTCGGTGTTAAGAACTCCGACAAAGTTGTGGCGTGCTTCTTCTGCTTCTTTTGAGAATTTTCCCCAGATATCAACTGCTTCTTTTTGTACAGGCATAGAGAAGAACTGCTCTCCGTATCTTGTATCAAGAACAAACGGACCGCTTCCGAAACTTCTTGCATAAGTTCTTCCCATTGTTGAGAAAGGTTTACCCTCAGGGTTATTGGTTAGAAGTTCGGTAAATGTAGGCACTCCGTTTTTCATTTCGTAACTTTCGCCTTCAACACCGAAATTATATATAAAATGTCCTTCTTTGCCATAAGCATAATCCAGCCATGCAACTGCAAGTTCAGGATTTTTACAGTCTTTTGATATTGCACAGTTTTTACTTCCTACAACGCTTGAAAGTGTTTCGATAGTTTGTTTATCGCCTTTTTGTAAAACAGGGTAGGCAACAGGCTGAAGAGCGAAATTAGCATCTTTTGTAAGTGTCAGATATCTTTGAAGACCGTTTCCTAAAACACCGATATATGCTCCGCCTTCGTTGTTTAAAATAGAAGAATCAACTATTTTACTGCTTAGTGTACTGAATTCTTTATCTAAAAGTCCTTCATTATACCAACTGTTTAACAAAGTAAGATAATCTTTGTATCTTGGGTCAAATGGTCCGTATTTAACTTCCCCGTTATCAACAAAAAAGTCATATTTGATACCATATGCACCAATCATAACATCTTTCTTTAAATCAGAAGTTGTTAAAATAAGAGGTCTTTTTGCATTTTTCTTTGTTTTAAATGCTCTTAAAGTATTTGTCCAGTCGTCAATAGTTTCGGGTACGCTTAGGTTAAGTTCGCTAAGCCAGTCTTTACGGAAAATAGGACCGTTACCCTGACGAAGAACTGCACCACCTCTTAAAAGAGGAAATACAAGATGAGTTCCGTCTTCTTCAAGCACGTAAGGCAGTAAAAACGGATATTCTTCATATATTTTTGAAAGGTTCGGAGCGTGAGATTTTAATAAATCGTTTAATCTTATAACAACTCCATCGTCATATGCTTTTGTAAGTCCGCCGGGATAATAACTCATTCCATCTATTATATCAGGATACGAACCCGAAGCAATCATTATATTAAACTGTTCAGATACGTTACTCTGAACAGGATGTATAAATTCAATTTCTACATTTGTTCTTTTTTGAAGTTCTTTATACATTCCCATTTCATTAAAATTATCAACTACACCTACCGAGCCGGAAAGCGGAACCCAATAAGTAAGTTTTGCTGTTTTGGAAAGAGGGAATTTTATTTCGCCCTCAAAAGCAGAAGAACTTCCTTCATTTTTGCATCCTGAAAATCCGGCAATTACAAGCGCCGAAACAAGAAGTAATAATAAACTTTTTGTAAATACTTTTTTCATAGTAAAAATCCTTTCCTGATTTTGTTTTTATACAATCTTACATTATAATGCTACCACAACGAATTTCTTGTGTAAATCTTCATTTTTTAGACTGAATTATCAAAATTTAAACCTTTTTTTATGATGAATTTTATATCTTACTACATCATCGTTGTAATTCAAGGTTTTAAATATTAATTCTAAAAAATGAAGATTTACACGTTTTTTTCTTGTTGATATAATTAGTTTAAGCAGATGCGTTAATATCCGAACTCGCCAAAACCTTTAAAATCCGGCTTTTTTGTCGTTGTCGCTTCCGATATACCTCGTATTATCGAAATCTTCCGTCTAAAAAAATCTCGAATTTAAAAGGTTTATGGTTCCTTGAATTTATTGTCTGGATTTTTTCAGACAATGCAAGGCAAAAACACAGCGAATATTAACATATTTGCGAGTATTTTAACGATGCAGTGGCGAAAAAATCCGACAAGAAACGAGTTTGGATACTAACGCATCTGCTTAAGATAAAAATGAAAGGGAGGCGGATTCCGTAATATCGGAACTGAGTTATGACACTTGCAAAATCAGAAAAAAATATTAAACAGCAAACCTTGTGCCCACGAAGTGAAAGCACTTGGCAGAAAATAAAAAATGACTATCAGAAGAATTATATTGTAATATGGATGATGACGGTTGTTGTTGCCTACTATGTAATATTCCATTATGCACCAATGTATGGAATAATTATGGCATTTAAAGATTTCAGTGTTGCAAAGGGTATCAGCGGAAGCGACTGGGTAGGGCTTGAGCATTTTAAAAATTTCTTTAATGATATTTATGCATGGAGAATTATAAGAAACACTCTTCTTCTTAGTTTATATCATCTTGTTTTCGGTTTTCCTTTCCCAATTATCCTTGCACTTTTATTAAACGAAGTAAGAAGTAAGTTTTTTAAAAAGACAGTTCAGTCGATTACATATCTTCCGCATTTTATTTCAGTAGTTGTTATTTGCGGTATGGTTGTAGAATTTACATCACATTCCGGACTTATCAATGATATTATTGCAATGTTTGGCGGAGAAAGAACAAGTTTTTTACTTGATCAGAAATATTTCAGAACGATATATACTATTACAGGTATATGGCAGAATTTAGGTTGGGATTCAATTATATATCTTGCGGCACTAACGGCAGTCGATCCCGAACTTTACGAAGCGGCAAGTATTGACGGAGCAGGGAGATTTAAACAGTTTTTACATGTAACTCTTCCTTCAATTTTACCAACGATTATAGTTTTACTTATTCTTAATATGGGTAAGTTTATGTCCCAGGGTTCAGAAAAAGTAATTCTATTATATAATGAAAACACTTATGAAACAGCCGATGTTATATCCTCATTTGTTTACAGAAGAGGTCTTATAAATGCAGACTACAGTTTCAGTACGGCAGTTGGATTGTTTAACTCTCTTGTTAATCTTTTACTTGTGGTTTCAACAAATACATTAAGTAAAAAATTCAGTGAGTCAAGTTTGTGGTAATCAGGGGTTCGACTTCCGAGTGCCAACGCATCTGCTTAAAAGGAGGATAATGAAAATGACAATTAAAAGAGGAATAGGCTCTAAAATTTTTGATACGTTTAATGTGATTATACTTTCGGTACTATCACTTGTGGCTTTATATCCGTTTTTGTATGTTTTGTTTGTTTCTTTCAGTAATGCACAAGAACTTACTGCATATTCAGGAATTGTGTATAAACCGGTAGGGTTCTCTCTTGCCGCGTATAAAGCTGTTTTTGAAAACAGGGATATATATGTAGGATATATGAATACTTTGTTTTATGTCGGAGTGGGTACAATAGTAAATATTATTATGACATGTATTGCTGCTTACGGAATTTCAAGAAAGAATTTTTACTGGAAAAAGGCTCTTACAACGATGATTGTTATAACAATGTTTTTTGGAGGCGGTTTGATACCACATTTTCTTGTTATAAAAAATCTTGGACTTTTAAACAGCAGGTGGGTTCTTATTTTACCTACTGCCATAAGCACATACAATCTTATGATTTTAAAAACGACTTTTCAGAATATGCCCGACAGCATTGAAGAGGCGGCAAAGATAGACGGAGCAAATGATTTTGTTATATTGTTTAAAATTTTGTTCCCTCTTGCACTTCCTACAATTGCAGTTGTAACATTGTACTATGCAGTCGGACACTGGAACTCATGGTTTAATGCTATGATTTACATAACAGACAGGGATAAATTCCCTCTTCAGCTTTTCTTAAGAGAAATTCTTATATCTAATAATACCGACCAGATGATGCAGGATACAGTAACTGCTGATAAGGAGCAAATTTCTGAAACTATTCAGTATGCTACAATTATAGTTTCTACAATTCCGATTTTGTTCCTATATCCTTTCTTGCAAAAATACTTCGTAAAAGGTATAATGGTAGGTGCGGTAAAAGGTTAAAACAGGAGGTTAGTATGAATAAAAATATATTATGCATAGTTACTTCAATATTTATTTTAATACAAAGTTTTACTTTTGTCGATGCTTCGGCATATCAGAATATTGCTGCTCATGCAGAGTTAACTCCGCTTACACTGCGTTCATCAAATGACCATCTTCTCGTAAATGATGGGATTAAGTTTGTTTCAAAACATTCTGAGGCGTGGCAGATAAGAAAAAACACGTGGATGAAATTTGATTTTAAAGAAGCCGTTTCTTTTAATAAACTTGATGTTTATGAGGTCAATACGAGCAAAGTACAAAGATTAAAAGGCTATAAAATAGAAGCGTCAAAAAATGGGGTTGACTGGGAAACCCTTTCGTATAAGGACGATACAAACAATACCTGCCCTGAAATTATTGACGAAAAGCATTTTAAAGGCTCTTATGAATTTGAAAAAGTAACAGCACGATACTTAAGGTTTACTGTTATTGCTGCTGTTGACCCAAGCGGAAATGCAAATAAAAATATTGGATATGTAGAGGAAATAGAAGTTTTTGATACAATGCCCGATATAAAGGGAAGAGTCATTGAAGGGGAAGATATACCTGATGAGATAATAAATATTAAAAGCGAAATTAAATTTGTTGACTATTCAGAAATAATGGAAAATGAATCCAACTGGATAAAAGAGCAACAAATTATTTGCCCGGAAAGTCCGATTGACGGTGCAATAGTAAGAAATAAAAATCATCCTCAGAAGGATACAAAAACTGACAAAACATATTACACCATAGAACCGTATTTTACAACTCTTGGTTTAATAGGACTTTTAGATATACCATCAGAAGAAAATATAACAGTTGTAAAAAGATGGGTGGACTGGTATTTAAGACATATCAACAGAGAACCTGATAAATATGGTCTTACGGGAACAATTTACACAAGAAACGTAAATGCAAATGATTATACTGATTACTGGTCAACAGGTGATTACTCTGCATCTGATTCCAGAGGTACAACATTTATAATGCTTGTTAAAAAACTTTATGATGTTTCGGGTGATGCCAAGTTTATTATTGACAGAAAAGCTGATCTGGAACTTGCTTTTGATTCTGCCGCTGTTGCTACGATGAAAGAGGACGGACTGACTGAAGCCAAAAATCAGGATGGTCACAGAACAAAATACCTTCAGGATAATGTTCAGGTGCTTTCGGCGCTCAAAGATATGGTTTATCTTGAAGAAAATGTTTTTAAAGATAATTTGAAAACGGAATTTTACAAAGAATATCTTAATATGAGTCAGACAGGCTTAGAGAGTATGTATATGCCTGACAGTGAAGAATACATTTATTACATAACGCCAAACAAGGTAAGGCTTACGGAGTGGAACACATTTTACGGTGATGCAGTAAGTCAGGTATTTCCTATAATGTATGATATTATTGATTTTGATTCTCTCCGTGCAATTAAACTTTATAATAAGTTTAATGCAGAACAGCCTAACAGGGTTGCAAGAGTGAAAGAAACTGATTTTCCATGGATGGCAACGGGTATAATTTCTGCAAAAATGGGGGATAGATTAAGGGTTAATGAACAGTTGGCAACTATGGAAGATAAATATATGAATAACGGAAGATTGTGGACATGGTATATTTACGAATCGGGAAATACTATCCGTGCCGCGAAAGAAATGAGAGACAGACTTAATCTTGCACTTACAAAAAATGCATTTGCAGACGGGATTGAAAATAAAGCCCTGACGGATGGTGGAATTCATACTGTCACACAAGGAGTTTCTGAAATAGTTGTAGATTTAGGTAAACCTGTAAATGTAAACAGAGCAATTTTAAAATCAGACCAAACCTATAAAATTTCTTATTCAAATGATAATTTAAGTTATACTGACATAGTTTCATCTTCAGGCGATGTGGTTGATTTTGGCGCTGTAAAGGGCAGATATTTTAAATTTTCACTTTTCTCTCCATCTTCTGTCAAGGAGGCGGAATTATATTATGAACCTGTTAACATAAGTGACGGTAAGCAGGTTTATGCTTCCAGCGGGAATCCTTTCCTTGCAAATGATAATTCAACTGTTACAAAATGGATAAGCAGTATGGAAACTAATTCGTATTATAAAATAGATTTAGGTGACAGGCAGGAATTTGATACTGTTGAAATTTTATGGGATTATAATAATTGCGCGAAAAATTATGGAATTTACGTTTCTGATGACGATAAAACATATTTAAAAGTCGCATCTTCATCAACAATCGGCAGTAATACTGTAACGGAATTTATTCCTAAGAAAGCAAGATATATAAAAATTGTAAATGAAGATAATATAAGAGAATCAACAGGCATATTTGAAGTAAGAGTCTATAATAATGGTTCTTCGGAAGAATATAAGATATATGTAGACAATAGCAAACTTTCATTTGATGTCGCACCTGTTCTTGTAAACGATAGACTTTTAGTTCCTTTCAGAGTAATTTGCGAAGCACTCGGAATGCAGGTTGACTGGCAGGATGACACTCAGACTGTCACTGCATCAAAAGATGGCAAAAAGATTGTTATGGTAATTGGCAACAGTGACATAGAAGTCGATGGTAAAATTATAAAAAGCGATGCTGCTCCTATGCTTTATAATTCAAGAACACTGATACCTCTTAGATTTTTGGCAGAAAATATAGGCGCATCAGTTTACTGGGACGCAGATACAAACACGGTTAGTATTACAACCAGATAGGTAGTAAAAATGTTTAACAGTTATTTAAAACCCGGAAAGGGTGTACCAAAAAACGAAAAGCCACGAAATGCAAGGCAGCAATTTTTCTTTGTTGCAGGAACAAACTTAAAAAAGTTGTTTTTTATTAATATAATTAATCTTCTTGCTTTTGTACCTCTTGCCATATTTCTTTTGTGCATAAAAAATGAACTTAATATCAGTGAAGGATATGGATATATTTATGATATATTATCATTTATAATAATTGTTATTCTCGGAATTCCGCCTTTTTCTGTCGGGATAAATAATGTTATGTCATTATTTGCAAAGAATGAAGCGGTATTTACATCGGATATTTTTGATGCTATGAAGGATAATTTTAAACAGAGTATGATAATTTTTCTTGTAAACATTATTGTAGTCTATGTCTTCACAGTTAATTATAAATTTTATGTTGTGGTACAGGCAGGAAATACGGCTCTAAAAATATTATTGTATATAACGTTTTTCGTGTTTCTTATAATGAATATGTATGTATATCAGCTTATGCTTAACTATAAAATTTCAGTTTTTAAGATTTATGAAAAAGCACTTATGTTTACAATTATTTTATTACCGCAAAATATCCTTTTGATTATTCTGATTGCCTTATCAGGTGCTTTGATATTTTCTTTAAATACCATTTTGGGATATTTTCTGGCAGGTGTTGTGGCTTTTTCTTTTATATCGCTTTTACTAAATGTTTACGTTCACTATACGATAAAAAAATATTCGGTTTCATAAAAAAAGAAGGTGTTCAAATTTTGAACACCCTTTTTAGGAGATAGGAAAAATTCGTTCATATCAAAAAGTATAAATTCTAAAGATTTTTTTAAAAATCTTTACCTTCATTTTGCCTTTTGCATTTACGGGAGGGCACTTAAGGCCCTCCCCCTACAATCGGTCTGGAGTTTTTTAACATCTCCAAATTTAATCCTTAATAAATAAAAGTGCAACAAGTACAATCATAAGCATATTATCTTTGCAGTCTTCGAAATAAAGTATAAGTAGCAGTCCCAATATCAATATATCCTCGTTGTCAAGACTGCCGAAAAG encodes the following:
- a CDS encoding extracellular solute-binding protein: MKKVFTKSLLLLLVSALVIAGFSGCKNEGSSSAFEGEIKFPLSKTAKLTYWVPLSGSVGVVDNFNEMGMYKELQKRTNVEIEFIHPVQSNVSEQFNIMIASGSYPDIIDGMSYYPGGLTKAYDDGVVIRLNDLLKSHAPNLSKIYEEYPFLLPYVLEEDGTHLVFPLLRGGAVLRQGNGPIFRKDWLSELNLSVPETIDDWTNTLRAFKTKKNAKRPLILTTSDLKKDVMIGAYGIKYDFFVDNGEVKYGPFDPRYKDYLTLLNSWYNEGLLDKEFSTLSSKIVDSSILNNEGGAYIGVLGNGLQRYLTLTKDANFALQPVAYPVLQKGDKQTIETLSSVVGSKNCAISKDCKNPELAVAWLDYAYGKEGHFIYNFGVEGESYEMKNGVPTFTELLTNNPEGKPFSTMGRTYARSFGSGPFVLDTRYGEQFFSMPVQKEAVDIWGKFSKEAEEARHNFVGVLNTEEIKATTSKLNSIKTYVDEHFVKFVMGTYPLDDFDKYIAQLEKMEIKEVLKVYQQAQDRFVKQYPDYIIPHDTDISKLFSE
- a CDS encoding carbohydrate ABC transporter permease; the encoded protein is MTIKRGIGSKIFDTFNVIILSVLSLVALYPFLYVLFVSFSNAQELTAYSGIVYKPVGFSLAAYKAVFENRDIYVGYMNTLFYVGVGTIVNIIMTCIAAYGISRKNFYWKKALTTMIVITMFFGGGLIPHFLVIKNLGLLNSRWVLILPTAISTYNLMILKTTFQNMPDSIEEAAKIDGANDFVILFKILFPLALPTIAVVTLYYAVGHWNSWFNAMIYITDRDKFPLQLFLREILISNNTDQMMQDTVTADKEQISETIQYATIIVSTIPILFLYPFLQKYFVKGIMVGAVKG
- a CDS encoding sugar ABC transporter permease, producing MTLAKSEKNIKQQTLCPRSESTWQKIKNDYQKNYIVIWMMTVVVAYYVIFHYAPMYGIIMAFKDFSVAKGISGSDWVGLEHFKNFFNDIYAWRIIRNTLLLSLYHLVFGFPFPIILALLLNEVRSKFFKKTVQSITYLPHFISVVVICGMVVEFTSHSGLINDIIAMFGGERTSFLLDQKYFRTIYTITGIWQNLGWDSIIYLAALTAVDPELYEAASIDGAGRFKQFLHVTLPSILPTIIVLLILNMGKFMSQGSEKVILLYNENTYETADVISSFVYRRGLINADYSFSTAVGLFNSLVNLLLVVSTNTLSKKFSESSLW
- a CDS encoding DUF624 domain-containing protein, with product MFNSYLKPGKGVPKNEKPRNARQQFFFVAGTNLKKLFFINIINLLAFVPLAIFLLCIKNELNISEGYGYIYDILSFIIIVILGIPPFSVGINNVMSLFAKNEAVFTSDIFDAMKDNFKQSMIIFLVNIIVVYVFTVNYKFYVVVQAGNTALKILLYITFFVFLIMNMYVYQLMLNYKISVFKIYEKALMFTIILLPQNILLIILIALSGALIFSLNTILGYFLAGVVAFSFISLLLNVYVHYTIKKYSVS